The sequence below is a genomic window from Pseudanabaena sp. BC1403.
TTTAGAGCTTGGTGTGAATGGCTCTGTCGTCCTGTCAGTTCAGCAGCACAAGAGCAACGCCATCGCCAGCAATTTATTGAAGTCATGCAAAAAATAGAAGAGGTGTTGGGCAATTCGCCTAGCCCTTATTTTCTCGAAGATTTTGGTACTGCGGATGTAATTTTTACGCCATATGTAGAGCGGATGAATGCTAGTCTCTACTATTACAAGGGTTATTCCATGCGCGAAGCTAATCCGAGGATGTCTGCTTGGTTTGATGTGATGGAAAGCCGCCCGACCTATCGCGGTACTCAGAGTGACTTTCATACCCATGCTCATGACTTACCACCTCAGATGGGAGGCTGCTATGAGAATGGAGAACCGCAGATGCTCATTAATAAAGAAAGAGTAGATTATGGCTCTTGGTTTGGGCTTCCAGATGTGACTTATCCAGAACCAGCTAACTCTCGGCAAGAAGCATTGCAACGAGTAATCAAGCATCGCGCTAATATTATTAAGGTCAATCCTGCGAATAATGAATTGTTAGATCAGGCGTTGCGCTGTGCTCTGACGAATATGATGACTGAAGAGGAATGTATCCCACCATCAGATTCTGATATTGCTTTGCGATATCTGCGCGATCGCATTAGTGTCCCTCGCGATATGTCGATCTATGCTGCTAAGCGTCTGAGAGAGGCTCTTGAAAAAACTGCGGCTTTAGTAGGCGATCGGCAAAGTCCACCAATTCCTGTCAGAAATCGCCGAGATCAAGATCCAGCAAACTTTAGTTCTCTTTTATCAAAAAATTAAGGGTAATCTCATACAGAGTTTTGCTCTGTATGAGATTACTGATATTATACCAATTCACAAAAGTGTGACGACACTTTTGTGA
It includes:
- a CDS encoding glutathione S-transferase family protein, with the translated sequence MTIPPLSWTELESLTDFQIDTINGPTNSQANLRLFGHDESDVRVTLYRDHHAWCPYCQKIWLWLEEKQIPYRIKKVTMFCYGEKESWYKQIVPSGMLPAIALDGQIITESDDILIALEKVFGSLRHGMTDSQVIPIRRLERILFRAWCEWLCRPVSSAAQEQRHRQQFIEVMQKIEEVLGNSPSPYFLEDFGTADVIFTPYVERMNASLYYYKGYSMREANPRMSAWFDVMESRPTYRGTQSDFHTHAHDLPPQMGGCYENGEPQMLINKERVDYGSWFGLPDVTYPEPANSRQEALQRVIKHRANIIKVNPANNELLDQALRCALTNMMTEEECIPPSDSDIALRYLRDRISVPRDMSIYAAKRLREALEKTAALVGDRQSPPIPVRNRRDQDPANFSSLLSKN